In Papaver somniferum cultivar HN1 chromosome 1, ASM357369v1, whole genome shotgun sequence, a genomic segment contains:
- the LOC113294461 gene encoding cell division cycle-associated protein 7-like, whose product MVTTGKRFQSEEIPATTKKMNTTTEAYSYEQTREQTIRENKERMQKLGILDLSVKLKSELLPPKRSPRYTPERRTPKHSTPVPSSEPRRSSRLQSVTPVSYTEPRLKKGMEDGEEHGKELIREGERPEIYTEEHEKMLGTCNAPWTLYVDGIGTDGKRIYDPVKGKTCHQCRQKTLGHRTHCSTCNLVQGQFCGDCLYTRYGENVLEANQNPDWICPVCRGICNCSLCRLAKGWMPTGYMYRKVEKLGYKSVAHYLIQTRRGETNSEEKANTKDPISAKRSLAFNDPVDSSQQIESLDSANDGKALAVSTEESSQQNGTLNSQENLKQLSEDNKDTDDHTEEKKALVGSTEVPSQQNETLNSEENPKQLSEGNKDNDDHIEEKKAEPENIGGTPEVKNISPKTNPRIRKTPPATTPNSNTIAGRLRQRRMIS is encoded by the exons atggtgacTACGGGGAAGAGATTCCAATCAGAAGAAATTCCTGCAACTACCAAAAAGATGAACACAACCACTGAGGCGTATTCATATGAGCAAACTAGAGAGCAAACGATCagagaaaacaaagaaagaatgCAAAAACTTGGTATTCTTGATCTGTCTGTTAAACTCAAATCTGAACTTCTCCCTCCTAAGAGATCTCCTAGATATACACCTGAAAGAAGAACCCCTAAACATTCTACTCCAGTACCTTCTTCTGAACCCCGGCGCTCTTCaag GTTGCAGAGTGTAACTCCAGTGAGTTACACagaacctcgtctgaagaaaggGATGGAAGATGGAGAGGAACATGGGAAGGAGCTAATTAGAGAAGGTGAAAGACCAGAGATTTATACTGAAGAGCATGAGAAAATGTTGGGAACTTGTAATGCTCCTTGGACTCTTTATGTTGACGGAATCGGAACTGATGGAAAACGTATTTATGATCCTGTTAAAGGAAAGACATGTCACCAGTGCAG gcaaaagactcttggtcatcGTACACATTGCAGCACCTGCAACCTGGTCCAAGGGCAATTCTGTGGAGATTGCTTGTACACTAG ATATGGAGAGAATGTGCTGGAAGCAAATCAGAACCCTGATTGGATTTGCCCCGTTTGCCGTGGAATTTGCAACTGCAGCTTGTGCAGACTGGCTAAAGGATGGATGCCCACTGGATATATGTATAGAAAG GTTGAGAAACTTGGTTACAAGTCTGTGGCACATTATCTCATTCAAACCCGGCGCGGTGAGACTAACTCTGAAGAGAAAGCAAATACCAAAGATCCAATTTCTGCAAAGAGGTCCCTAGCTTTTAATGATCCAGTAGATTCTTCTCAGCAAATTGAATCCCTCGACTCAGCCAATGATGGAAAAGCTTTGGCTGTAAGCACAGAGGAATCGTCCCAGCAAAATGGAACTCTCAACTCACAGGAAAATTTGAAACAGTTGTCTGAAGATAACAAAGATACTGATGATCATACAGAGGAGAAGAAAGCTTTGGTTGGAAGCACAGAGGTACCGTCCCAGCAAAATGAAACTCTCAACTCAGAAGAAAACCCTAAGCAGTTGTCTGAAGGTAACAAAGATAATGATGATCATATAGAAGAGAAGAAAGCAGAACCAGAGAATATTGGTGGTACACCTGAAGTCAAAAACATATCTCCCAAAACAAACCCAAGGATTAGAAAAACTCCTCCCGCCACTACACCAAACTCGAACACAATTGCTGGAAGATTGAGGCAGAGGCGAATGATCTCTTGA